In Halopelagius longus, the following proteins share a genomic window:
- a CDS encoding zinc-dependent alcohol dehydrogenase family protein translates to MRAAVFTGHGEPLEIREIAEPEPDATGVVVETDVCGICRSDWHAWQGDPVWESRGFEEGHVLGHEPAGVVVDVGEEVEHVREGDRVTVPFNLADGTCPSCRNAHSNRCDNRIPLGLAPESKGAFGERFHVPWADFNVVPLPDGVSQVEMAGMGCRFMTSFHGLVHRADVTAGDWVAVHGCGGVGLSAVHVADALGANVVAVDLFDEKLAFAAELGAVATVNAEEVGDVPTEVAAITDGGADVSVDALGIAETCRNSILSLRKGGQHVQIGLTSSEEGGEVSLPTDRMVLKEIEFVGAVGMPRPRYDEIFRMIEHGKLDPEAIVSETVSLEDVPERLAAMTEFDTTGIPVVEF, encoded by the coding sequence ATGCGCGCAGCAGTGTTCACCGGCCACGGAGAACCGCTCGAAATCAGGGAGATTGCCGAACCGGAACCGGACGCGACGGGGGTCGTGGTCGAGACGGACGTCTGCGGCATCTGCCGGAGCGACTGGCACGCCTGGCAGGGCGACCCAGTCTGGGAGTCGCGGGGGTTCGAGGAGGGGCACGTGCTCGGCCACGAACCCGCCGGCGTCGTCGTCGACGTCGGCGAGGAAGTCGAACACGTCCGGGAGGGCGACCGAGTCACCGTGCCGTTCAACCTCGCCGACGGGACGTGTCCCTCCTGTCGGAACGCGCACTCGAACCGCTGCGACAACCGAATTCCGCTCGGCCTCGCACCCGAGTCGAAGGGTGCCTTCGGCGAGCGATTTCACGTCCCGTGGGCCGACTTCAACGTCGTCCCCCTGCCGGACGGCGTCTCGCAGGTCGAGATGGCCGGGATGGGCTGTCGGTTCATGACCTCGTTCCACGGACTCGTCCACCGGGCGGACGTCACCGCGGGCGACTGGGTGGCGGTCCACGGGTGCGGCGGCGTCGGACTGTCCGCCGTCCACGTCGCCGACGCCCTCGGAGCGAACGTCGTCGCCGTCGACCTGTTCGACGAGAAACTGGCGTTCGCCGCCGAGTTGGGTGCCGTCGCGACCGTCAACGCGGAGGAGGTGGGCGACGTGCCGACGGAGGTGGCCGCGATAACCGACGGAGGCGCGGACGTCTCCGTCGACGCCCTCGGCATCGCCGAGACGTGTCGCAACTCGATTCTGAGCCTCCGGAAGGGCGGTCAGCACGTCCAGATAGGCCTGACGTCGAGCGAGGAGGGCGGCGAGGTGTCGCTTCCGACCGACCGGATGGTCCTCAAGGAGATAGAGTTCGTCGGGGCCGTCGGGATGCCGCGGCCCCGCTACGACGAGATTTTCCGGATGATAGAACACGGAAAGCTCGACCCCGAGGCGATAGTGTCCGAGACGGTGTCGCTCGAAGACGTCCCCGAGAGACTCGCCGCGATGACGGAGTTCGACACGACCGGCATCCCCGTGGTAGAGTTCTGA
- a CDS encoding DoxX family protein: MATSTNTQLSNTFESTLGGTTVRGRAHSLSAWFVLALRLMMGVAFTWAGAEKVLGGFSAQGYLVGATVANGSPAADLFVAMGSTPWFVAFLNVAVPWGELFIGLGLIVGLMTRLAAFWGAFMMFMFYLGNWDIAHGVINGDFAYMLVFLAVAAFGAGRILGLDALVENYDVGGQTLVEKYPALDYILG, translated from the coding sequence ATGGCAACTTCCACCAACACCCAACTCAGCAACACCTTCGAGAGCACCCTCGGCGGCACGACCGTTCGGGGCCGCGCCCACTCGCTCAGCGCGTGGTTCGTTCTCGCCCTTCGCCTCATGATGGGCGTGGCGTTCACGTGGGCCGGTGCGGAGAAGGTCCTCGGCGGGTTCAGCGCGCAGGGTTACCTCGTCGGCGCCACCGTGGCGAACGGAAGCCCCGCGGCGGACCTGTTCGTCGCGATGGGTTCGACGCCGTGGTTCGTCGCCTTCCTGAACGTCGCCGTCCCGTGGGGTGAACTGTTCATCGGCCTCGGCCTCATCGTCGGCCTCATGACCCGCCTCGCGGCGTTCTGGGGTGCGTTCATGATGTTCATGTTCTACCTCGGAAACTGGGACATCGCCCACGGCGTCATCAACGGCGACTTCGCCTACATGCTCGTGTTCCTCGCCGTCGCCGCGTTCGGCGCGGGCCGCATCCTCGGCCTCGACGCCCTCGTCGAGAACTACGACGTCGGCGGCCAGACCCTCGTCGAGAAGTACCCCGCCCTCGACTACATCCTCGGCTGA
- a CDS encoding DEAD/DEAH box helicase, translating into MHVRDLPLPDRIRAHYESKGIEQLYPPQAAAVEAGVADGDRLVAAIPTASGKTFIAELAMLTADGPALYIVPLRALAREKYETFAELPGVSVGISTGDFDSPAEDLGDNDIVVATAEKVDSAIRNGASWVSELACVVVDEVHLLGSDGRGPTLEVTLATLQRRAPGVQIVALSATVDNPEDIAEWLDAELVETTWRPVSLRTGVYAEGAVAFDDDSTLECPPGDVGPNDDRDTEATAALVTDAVENGGQSVAFVRSRREAESLAERLAREELVSRPEMADAVTELDGTETGERLADCVRNGVAFHHAGLRTGHRALVESAFRDRKLKVICATPTLAAGVNVPARRVVVRDQKRYTGEEMAWLPVLEVHQMCGRAGRPHLDPYGEAVLVGDDRSREELWERYVEAGPEAVESKLAARDALRTHVLSVVASGFADSKSGVLDLLDASFFAHQSPGVDLSGLVDDVAAELAEMSMLTVEGDALAATTLGEQVSRQYVRPETGARLVSGIRTAEGMADENVTALTALEIVCDTPDMYGTYLGNRERAAMYRFATRHAAEFTTDMNATENFEEWLSAVKLARILREWADGESVETIVENYRIGPGDLESRIERAEWLLGAADAVAGVVDADPSVFRAVRSRL; encoded by the coding sequence ATGCACGTCCGGGACCTCCCCCTGCCGGACCGGATACGGGCCCACTACGAGTCGAAGGGTATCGAACAGCTCTACCCGCCACAGGCCGCCGCAGTCGAGGCGGGCGTCGCCGACGGCGACCGTCTGGTCGCCGCCATCCCCACCGCCTCCGGGAAGACGTTCATCGCGGAACTGGCGATGCTCACCGCCGACGGCCCCGCGTTGTACATCGTCCCCCTGCGCGCCCTCGCCCGCGAGAAGTACGAGACGTTCGCGGAACTGCCCGGCGTCAGCGTCGGCATCTCCACGGGCGACTTCGACTCGCCGGCGGAGGATTTGGGCGACAACGACATCGTCGTCGCCACCGCAGAGAAGGTCGATTCCGCCATCCGAAACGGCGCGTCGTGGGTGTCGGAGTTGGCCTGCGTCGTCGTCGACGAGGTGCACCTCCTCGGGTCGGACGGCCGCGGCCCGACGCTGGAAGTCACGCTCGCCACCCTCCAACGGCGAGCGCCCGGCGTCCAAATCGTCGCCCTCTCGGCGACGGTGGACAACCCCGAGGACATCGCCGAGTGGTTGGACGCCGAACTCGTCGAGACGACGTGGCGACCCGTCTCGCTCCGAACCGGCGTCTACGCCGAGGGGGCCGTGGCGTTCGACGACGACTCGACGCTCGAGTGTCCGCCGGGCGACGTGGGGCCGAACGACGACCGAGACACCGAGGCCACCGCGGCACTCGTCACCGACGCCGTCGAGAACGGGGGACAGAGCGTCGCGTTCGTCCGGTCGCGCCGCGAGGCCGAATCGCTGGCCGAACGCCTCGCGCGGGAGGAACTCGTCTCCCGCCCGGAGATGGCCGACGCCGTCACCGAGTTAGACGGGACGGAGACCGGCGAGAGACTCGCCGACTGCGTCCGGAACGGCGTCGCCTTCCACCACGCCGGACTCCGGACGGGCCACCGCGCCCTCGTCGAGTCGGCGTTCCGCGACCGGAAACTGAAGGTCATCTGCGCGACGCCGACGCTCGCGGCGGGCGTCAACGTCCCCGCCCGTCGCGTCGTCGTCCGCGACCAGAAGCGCTACACCGGCGAGGAGATGGCGTGGCTTCCCGTCCTCGAAGTCCACCAGATGTGCGGCCGGGCGGGCCGGCCCCACCTCGACCCGTACGGCGAGGCGGTCCTCGTGGGCGACGACCGGTCCCGCGAGGAGTTGTGGGAGCGATACGTCGAGGCGGGACCGGAGGCGGTGGAGTCGAAACTCGCCGCCCGCGACGCCCTCCGGACGCACGTCCTCTCCGTCGTCGCCTCCGGGTTCGCCGACTCGAAATCCGGCGTGTTGGACCTCTTGGACGCGTCCTTTTTCGCTCACCAGTCTCCCGGCGTGGACCTCTCGGGACTCGTGGACGACGTGGCCGCCGAACTCGCGGAGATGTCGATGCTGACCGTCGAGGGCGACGCCCTCGCGGCGACGACGTTGGGCGAACAGGTGTCCCGGCAGTACGTCCGCCCCGAGACGGGCGCGCGCCTCGTCTCCGGCATCCGGACGGCCGAGGGGATGGCCGACGAGAACGTGACGGCGCTGACGGCCCTCGAAATCGTCTGCGACACGCCGGACATGTACGGCACCTACCTCGGAAACAGGGAGCGGGCGGCGATGTACCGCTTCGCCACCCGCCACGCCGCGGAGTTCACCACCGACATGAACGCGACGGAGAACTTCGAGGAGTGGCTGAGCGCGGTCAAACTCGCGCGCATCCTCCGCGAGTGGGCCGACGGCGAGTCCGTCGAGACCATCGTGGAGAACTACCGCATCGGTCCGGGCGACTTGGAGTCCCGCATCGAACGCGCGGAGTGGCTTCTCGGGGCGGCGGACGCCGTCGCGGGCGTCGTGGACGCAGACCCCAGCGTGTTCCGCGCCGTCCGGTCGCGCCTCTGA
- the ribH gene encoding 6,7-dimethyl-8-ribityllumazine synthase — protein MVALGLVVAQFNSSVTEQMEEAALDAAAERDADVVEVVRVPGAYDSPLAADRLARRQDVEAVAVVGAIVTGDTDHDRVIADAAAQGLTDVSVERDKPVTFGVSGPGQSGAEARERVGKGAEAVNAAVDMVEVLA, from the coding sequence ATGGTCGCACTCGGACTGGTGGTGGCCCAGTTCAACTCCTCGGTCACCGAACAGATGGAAGAGGCCGCACTCGACGCGGCCGCGGAACGAGACGCGGACGTGGTCGAAGTCGTCCGCGTCCCCGGCGCGTACGACTCGCCGTTGGCCGCCGACAGACTCGCGCGGCGGCAGGACGTCGAAGCCGTCGCCGTCGTCGGCGCGATAGTCACCGGCGACACGGACCACGACAGGGTCATCGCCGACGCGGCGGCGCAGGGACTCACCGACGTGAGCGTCGAACGGGACAAACCCGTCACGTTCGGCGTCTCCGGCCCGGGACAGAGCGGTGCCGAGGCCAGAGAGCGCGTCGGGAAAGGTGCGGAAGCGGTAAACGCCGCGGTCGATATGGTGGAGGTGTTAGCATGA
- a CDS encoding ABC transporter ATP-binding protein, translated as MSIIELVDVWKRYESGTETVEALKQVDFAAEPGEFVAVMGPSGSGKSTMLNVLGLLDVPSEGVVNLDGRDVTDLSDEEMTRERKRSIGFIFQNFYLIPTLSAVENVEVPTLFGDDPTARERATRLLDRVGLGERLHHRPDQLSGGQKQRVAIARALINSPRILLADEPTGNLDRETGRDVLELFTELKVEEDVAVIAVTHDDQLRQYADRVVNLVDGRLTEEATEEYTT; from the coding sequence ATGTCGATAATCGAACTCGTCGACGTGTGGAAGCGCTACGAGAGCGGTACGGAGACCGTCGAAGCGCTGAAGCAGGTCGATTTCGCCGCCGAACCCGGGGAGTTCGTCGCGGTCATGGGGCCCTCCGGCAGCGGCAAGTCCACGATGCTCAACGTCCTCGGACTCCTCGACGTGCCCTCCGAGGGCGTCGTCAACCTCGACGGACGCGACGTGACCGACCTCTCGGACGAGGAGATGACGCGGGAGCGGAAGCGCTCCATCGGCTTCATCTTCCAGAACTTCTACCTGATCCCGACGCTGTCGGCCGTCGAGAACGTCGAGGTGCCCACGCTGTTCGGCGACGACCCGACGGCGAGAGAACGAGCGACGCGACTGCTCGACCGGGTGGGCCTCGGCGAACGACTCCACCACCGTCCCGACCAACTCTCCGGCGGGCAGAAGCAACGCGTCGCAATCGCCCGGGCGCTCATCAACTCGCCGCGCATCCTGTTGGCCGACGAACCGACGGGGAACTTAGACCGGGAGACGGGACGCGACGTGCTCGAACTGTTCACGGAGCTCAAAGTCGAGGAGGACGTCGCCGTCATCGCCGTCACGCACGACGACCAACTGCGGCAGTACGCCGACCGCGTGGTGAACTTGGTGGACGGGCGACTCACCGAGGAAGCGACGGAGGAGTACACGACATGA
- a CDS encoding COG1361 family protein, giving the protein MKRALLLTAVVVASALAGVGAVDGAPATAFVSNVTVSPDQPAPGEQFTVSTTVRNADQSGSSFEITDVYVRTRGGTNDITRVEDLGTIPPGAEMKVPLTASFDDPGTRELRVFVVGRSDGEYVRLQYPVVVTVRQGGPQISIDADDGVVGAENDIEVTATNGEDAPVRNLRLSLSGTDADVGNATRVLPTLAAGESRTFNVSVTPSARRSQLEARLQYTTRGGNTRVAADTATLRSDPLREDVRVDASVAASGASPPIVVDVSNLGNARLEETVVEGVRNGTVVFRRPMGAVAADAATTKQLNVSGVSGGPLDVRLRYRTGGRESETTTTLNYTANPGAVELTGIDYEMEEGRLHISGSTSNVGLSQVDSVVVRVLPTENVTPARPNREYFVGSIPSSDFVSFDVYAEIDENASEVPLEVTYLSNGERRTKRTAVDVRDLQPAEPVQSGGGGGGSLPSLPLLVGGIAALLVVVGVGAYAYRRQ; this is encoded by the coding sequence ATGAAGCGAGCCCTCCTCCTGACGGCGGTGGTCGTCGCGTCCGCGTTGGCGGGCGTCGGCGCGGTAGACGGCGCTCCGGCGACCGCCTTCGTCTCGAACGTCACGGTGTCGCCCGACCAACCCGCGCCCGGCGAACAGTTCACCGTCTCGACGACCGTCAGAAACGCCGACCAGAGCGGTTCGTCGTTCGAGATTACCGACGTGTACGTCCGCACCCGCGGCGGGACGAACGACATCACCCGGGTGGAGGACCTCGGGACGATACCGCCCGGGGCCGAAATGAAGGTCCCCCTCACCGCGTCGTTCGACGACCCCGGGACGCGCGAACTCCGCGTGTTCGTCGTCGGGCGGAGCGACGGCGAGTACGTCCGCCTGCAGTACCCCGTCGTCGTGACCGTCAGGCAGGGCGGACCGCAGATCAGCATCGACGCCGACGACGGTGTGGTCGGCGCGGAGAACGATATCGAGGTGACCGCGACCAACGGCGAGGACGCGCCGGTTCGGAACCTCCGACTCTCGCTCTCGGGAACCGACGCCGACGTGGGGAACGCGACGCGCGTCCTGCCGACCCTCGCCGCCGGCGAGTCGCGCACGTTCAACGTCTCCGTGACGCCGTCGGCGCGGCGGTCGCAACTCGAAGCGCGCCTGCAGTACACGACCCGGGGCGGGAACACGCGCGTCGCCGCCGACACGGCGACGCTCCGATCCGACCCCCTCCGAGAGGACGTGCGGGTCGACGCGAGCGTCGCCGCGTCGGGGGCGTCGCCGCCGATAGTCGTCGACGTCTCGAACCTCGGGAACGCCCGCCTCGAAGAGACCGTAGTCGAGGGCGTCCGGAACGGCACCGTCGTCTTCCGACGGCCGATGGGCGCGGTGGCGGCCGACGCCGCCACGACGAAGCAGTTGAACGTCTCGGGCGTCTCCGGCGGTCCCCTCGACGTGCGCCTGCGATACCGGACGGGCGGACGGGAGAGCGAAACGACGACGACGCTCAACTACACGGCCAACCCCGGCGCGGTCGAGCTAACGGGTATCGACTACGAGATGGAGGAGGGCCGACTCCACATCTCCGGAAGCACCAGCAACGTCGGCCTCTCGCAGGTCGATAGCGTCGTGGTCCGCGTCCTGCCGACGGAGAACGTCACGCCGGCCCGCCCCAACCGGGAGTACTTCGTCGGGTCGATCCCGTCCAGCGACTTCGTCTCGTTCGACGTGTACGCTGAAATCGACGAGAACGCCTCCGAAGTGCCGTTGGAGGTGACGTACCTCTCGAACGGCGAACGGCGGACGAAGCGAACTGCGGTGGACGTGCGCGACCTGCAACCGGCCGAACCGGTACAGAGCGGTGGCGGCGGCGGCGGTTCGCTCCCCAGCCTGCCGCTCCTCGTCGGCGGTATCGCCGCCCTCCTCGTCGTCGTCGGCGTGGGAGCGTACGCGTACAGACGACAGTAA
- a CDS encoding pyridoxal phosphate-dependent aminotransferase: MSDFDFADRVERVEPSATLAISNLAGELEADGVDVVDLSVGEPDFPTPQNVVEAGQDAMASGHTGYTSSNGVPELREAIAEKLRGDGIDCTSDNVIVTPGGKQALFETFQSLIDDGDEVVLLDPAWVSYEAMAKLAGGSLNRVDLAPYDFQLEPALDDLSEAVSDETELLVVNSPSNPTGAVYSDDALEGVRDLAVEHDITVISDEIYEQITYGVEPTSLASLDGMGDRTVTINGFSKAYSMTGWRLGYLCAPEELVSQAAKLHSHSVSCAVNFVQHAGIEALENTDEAVTEMRDAFRERRDMLVDLFADHDVDVPVGDGAFYMMIPVDDDDQAWCEGAIEDAHVATVPGSAFGSPGYARISYAASEERLREAVERLAEHDYI, translated from the coding sequence ATGAGCGACTTCGACTTCGCCGACCGCGTAGAACGCGTCGAACCGAGCGCAACGCTCGCGATAAGCAACCTCGCCGGAGAACTTGAGGCCGACGGCGTCGACGTCGTCGACCTCTCGGTCGGCGAACCCGACTTCCCCACGCCGCAGAACGTCGTCGAAGCCGGACAGGACGCGATGGCGTCCGGACACACGGGCTACACCTCCTCGAACGGCGTCCCCGAACTCCGCGAGGCCATCGCGGAGAAACTCCGCGGCGACGGCATCGACTGCACGTCGGACAACGTCATCGTCACGCCCGGCGGCAAGCAAGCCCTCTTCGAGACGTTCCAGTCGCTCATCGACGACGGCGACGAAGTCGTCCTCTTGGACCCTGCGTGGGTGTCTTACGAGGCGATGGCCAAACTCGCCGGCGGGTCGCTCAACCGCGTGGACCTCGCGCCGTACGACTTCCAACTGGAACCCGCCCTCGACGACCTGAGCGAGGCCGTCTCCGACGAGACGGAACTGCTCGTCGTCAACTCGCCGTCGAACCCGACGGGGGCCGTCTACTCCGACGACGCCCTCGAAGGCGTCCGCGACTTGGCCGTCGAACACGACATCACCGTCATCTCCGACGAGATCTACGAGCAGATAACGTACGGCGTCGAACCGACGAGTCTCGCCTCCCTGGACGGAATGGGCGACCGCACGGTAACCATCAACGGCTTCTCGAAGGCGTACTCGATGACCGGGTGGCGTCTGGGCTACCTCTGTGCGCCCGAGGAACTCGTCTCGCAGGCGGCGAAACTCCACTCGCACTCCGTCTCGTGTGCGGTCAACTTCGTCCAACACGCCGGCATCGAGGCCCTCGAAAACACGGACGAAGCGGTCACCGAGATGCGCGACGCCTTCCGCGAACGCCGCGACATGCTCGTGGACCTCTTTGCGGACCACGACGTGGACGTACCCGTCGGCGACGGCGCGTTCTACATGATGATTCCCGTCGACGACGACGACCAAGCGTGGTGCGAGGGCGCGATAGAGGACGCCCACGTCGCCACCGTCCCCGGTAGCGCGTTCGGGTCGCCCGGCTACGCCCGCATCTCCTACGCCGCGAGCGAAGAACGCCTCCGCGAGGCCGTCGAACGCCTCGCCGAACACGACTACATCTAA
- a CDS encoding DUF7521 family protein has translation MPHTTASPAVTTALIIVKTGILILGGLITYFSFKAYRRTRSPALRALAIGFSVVTFGALIAGVIDTFLDVSLAMGVLIDSALTFIGFAVITYSLYVD, from the coding sequence ATGCCCCACACTACCGCATCCCCCGCCGTCACCACCGCGCTCATCATCGTCAAGACAGGCATCCTCATCCTCGGAGGCCTCATCACCTACTTCAGTTTCAAGGCGTACCGCAGAACGAGGTCGCCGGCGCTCCGCGCCTTGGCGATCGGGTTCAGCGTCGTCACCTTCGGCGCGCTCATCGCGGGCGTGATAGACACGTTCCTCGACGTCTCCCTCGCGATGGGCGTCCTCATCGACTCCGCGCTGACGTTCATCGGATTCGCCGTCATCACGTACTCGCTGTACGTCGATTGA
- a CDS encoding ABC transporter permease, whose protein sequence is MSRLDELYRRFPALLMARRNLTRNRLRSALAALGIIIGVVAIASLGMFGTTLRTGATQQLGDIGNEISVSPNPQAGYETLSDRDVTDIRRVADSEAVVVPVRQRSSTVVRGREQSIVTTYGISNPGTLYSASDGRVPDRLRQDALVGASTAERFDIEAGNSITVDNRTYRVAAVIEEQNSLSLMTPDNAIIIPAEDFNESGYSQVVIKAPSGTAANETATAVRETLNEREEKVSVFELQSLTEGIGQFFGILNAFLIGIGSISLVVAGVSILNVMLMSTVERRQEIGVLRAVGVQKLDVVRMILAEAGLLGVVGGIIGAILSVGAGLLLNTAVISDPWLTFAPANLLYIGLAMLFALVTSVLSGLYPAWKAANETPVEALRK, encoded by the coding sequence ATGAGCCGACTCGACGAACTCTACCGGCGGTTCCCGGCGCTTCTGATGGCCCGGCGCAACCTCACTCGGAACCGACTCCGCTCGGCGCTTGCGGCGTTGGGCATCATCATCGGCGTCGTCGCCATCGCGTCGCTCGGGATGTTCGGCACGACGCTCCGCACCGGCGCGACCCAGCAACTCGGCGACATCGGCAACGAGATATCCGTCTCGCCGAACCCTCAAGCGGGGTACGAGACGCTCTCGGACCGCGACGTGACGGACATCCGTCGCGTCGCAGACAGCGAGGCGGTGGTGGTCCCCGTCAGACAGCGGAGCAGCACGGTCGTCCGCGGGCGGGAACAGTCGATAGTGACGACGTACGGCATCTCGAACCCGGGGACGCTGTATTCGGCGTCGGACGGCCGCGTCCCCGACAGACTCAGGCAGGACGCTCTCGTCGGGGCGTCGACGGCGGAGCGGTTCGACATCGAGGCCGGAAACAGCATCACCGTCGACAACCGGACGTACCGCGTCGCCGCCGTCATCGAAGAGCAGAACAGTCTCTCGCTGATGACCCCCGACAACGCCATCATCATCCCCGCGGAGGACTTCAACGAGTCGGGCTACTCGCAGGTGGTCATCAAAGCCCCCTCGGGAACCGCGGCGAACGAGACGGCAACCGCCGTCCGCGAGACGCTGAACGAACGCGAGGAGAAAGTCTCGGTCTTCGAGTTACAGAGCCTCACCGAGGGCATCGGCCAGTTCTTCGGTATCCTCAACGCCTTCCTCATCGGCATCGGCTCCATCTCCTTGGTCGTCGCGGGCGTGAGCATCCTCAACGTCATGCTGATGAGCACCGTCGAACGGCGACAGGAGATCGGCGTCCTCCGCGCCGTCGGCGTCCAGAAACTCGACGTGGTCCGCATGATTCTCGCCGAAGCGGGCTTGCTGGGCGTCGTCGGCGGCATCATCGGGGCGATCCTCTCCGTGGGCGCGGGACTCCTCCTCAACACCGCCGTCATCTCGGATCCGTGGCTCACGTTCGCGCCGGCGAATCTGCTCTACATCGGCCTCGCGATGCTGTTCGCACTCGTCACGAGCGTCCTCAGCGGACTGTACCCGGCGTGGAAGGCGGCCAACGAGACGCCCGTCGAGGCGTTGCGGAAGTAA
- a CDS encoding flippase activity-associated protein Agl23 gives MSSDEVSSSSTSSSASSSATVEESTATRTDAKTRAERRHRHGYSRALLGVIAAAAVALVLRVVALGGRIMHWDEGRVGYWILRYHETDYFVYRPIVHGPFLQIVNDWLLAVADPSDFLVRLPVAVVGGLLPIAAWLFRERLERTEVVAFAAILALNPLLVYYSRFMRNDVLVAAFSLFALGFVVRGFDTGKLRYAFPAAASMGLAFTTKENAILYLVCFLGAAFLLADHRLLSATARGESAGEVFGRRWPRAVAARLRGHGETTGRSLLRVGGTLVASALLFLGIVWFFYAPRPDLWQAFGGSASLTNVLEAGTVGAAEKFADTWAGGGHQDHAYLPFLHDFLETMVYGAPAVIAFAVVGVFVDRYGFRGGRYREFVAFATYWGIASVLGYPIATDIEAPWAVVHAVVPLAVPAAVGVAFVFESGREALSADDAVSVGLAALVVLASLGGVAAANAAYFNSASEENKQVLQWAQPENDLKPTMETVGAVAQANEGTDVLFYGTTAPGSDDELFYVEDESSLRTPPPGGPAWHDRLPLPWYLEMYGAEVTSTSPDASPEEALQDAPPVVIAKDFSRDEVEPHLDGYEAFEHKFRLWNDGVVVFIDREALNGVSGPDVNVDSADNLRSAGGGGATNASVPA, from the coding sequence ATGAGTTCCGACGAGGTGTCGTCTTCGTCCACCTCTTCGTCCGCGTCTTCGTCCGCGACGGTCGAGGAATCGACCGCGACCCGGACGGACGCGAAGACCCGGGCGGAGCGTCGCCACCGCCACGGCTACTCCCGCGCCCTCCTCGGCGTCATCGCCGCCGCCGCCGTCGCACTCGTCCTCCGCGTCGTCGCCCTCGGCGGCCGCATCATGCACTGGGACGAGGGGCGCGTCGGCTACTGGATTCTCAGGTACCACGAGACCGACTACTTCGTCTACCGCCCCATCGTCCACGGCCCGTTCCTCCAGATAGTCAACGACTGGCTGTTGGCCGTCGCCGACCCCTCCGACTTCCTCGTTCGCCTCCCCGTCGCCGTCGTCGGCGGACTCCTCCCCATCGCGGCGTGGTTGTTCCGCGAACGCCTCGAACGGACCGAGGTGGTGGCCTTCGCCGCCATCCTCGCGTTGAACCCGCTCTTGGTCTACTACTCGCGGTTCATGCGCAACGACGTGCTCGTGGCGGCGTTCTCGCTGTTCGCGCTCGGGTTCGTCGTCCGCGGGTTCGACACCGGGAAACTCCGGTACGCCTTCCCCGCCGCCGCCTCGATGGGACTGGCGTTCACGACGAAGGAGAACGCCATCCTCTATCTGGTCTGTTTCCTCGGCGCGGCGTTCCTCTTGGCGGACCACCGACTGCTGTCGGCGACGGCGCGCGGCGAGTCCGCGGGCGAGGTGTTCGGCCGCCGGTGGCCCCGCGCCGTCGCCGCGCGACTCCGCGGCCACGGAGAGACCACGGGACGGAGCCTCCTCCGCGTCGGCGGCACCCTCGTCGCCTCGGCGCTCCTGTTTCTCGGCATCGTCTGGTTCTTCTACGCGCCGCGGCCGGACCTCTGGCAGGCCTTCGGCGGGTCCGCGTCGCTGACGAACGTCCTCGAGGCCGGAACCGTCGGCGCGGCGGAGAAGTTCGCGGACACGTGGGCCGGCGGCGGCCATCAGGACCACGCGTACCTCCCCTTCCTCCACGACTTCCTCGAGACGATGGTGTACGGCGCGCCCGCGGTCATCGCCTTCGCCGTCGTCGGCGTCTTCGTCGACCGGTACGGCTTCCGCGGCGGCCGCTACCGCGAGTTCGTCGCCTTCGCGACGTACTGGGGCATCGCCTCCGTCCTCGGCTACCCCATCGCCACCGACATCGAAGCGCCGTGGGCCGTCGTCCACGCCGTCGTCCCGTTGGCCGTCCCGGCGGCGGTCGGCGTCGCCTTCGTCTTCGAGTCCGGCCGGGAGGCGCTCTCGGCCGACGACGCGGTGAGCGTCGGGTTGGCCGCGCTGGTCGTCCTCGCCTCCCTCGGCGGCGTCGCCGCCGCCAACGCGGCGTACTTCAACAGCGCATCCGAGGAGAACAAGCAGGTCCTCCAGTGGGCGCAACCCGAGAACGACCTGAAGCCGACGATGGAAACCGTCGGCGCGGTGGCGCAGGCCAACGAAGGCACGGACGTGCTGTTCTACGGGACGACGGCGCCCGGGAGCGACGACGAGTTGTTCTACGTGGAGGACGAGTCGTCGCTCAGGACGCCGCCGCCGGGCGGCCCGGCGTGGCACGACCGCCTGCCGCTTCCGTGGTATCTGGAGATGTACGGCGCGGAGGTGACGAGCACGTCGCCGGACGCCTCGCCCGAGGAGGCGTTGCAGGACGCCCCGCCGGTCGTCATCGCGAAGGACTTCAGCCGCGACGAGGTCGAACCGCACCTCGACGGCTACGAGGCGTTCGAGCACAAGTTCCGCCTCTGGAACGACGGCGTCGTGGTGTTCATCGACCGGGAGGCGCTCAACGGCGTAAGCGGCCCCGACGTGAACGTCGACTCGGCCGACAACCTGCGGTCGGCGGGCGGCGGCGGCGCGACGAACGCCTCGGTCCCGGCCTGA